One region of Triticum aestivum cultivar Chinese Spring chromosome 6B, IWGSC CS RefSeq v2.1, whole genome shotgun sequence genomic DNA includes:
- the LOC123138395 gene encoding 1-aminocyclopropane-1-carboxylate oxidase 1, protein MAIPANAAASLSFPVINMEKLETEERGAAMGVIGDACENWGFFELLNHGISHELMDEVERVSKAHYAACREQQFKEFAARTMEAGEKGADVKGVDWESTIFVRHLPASNLADLPDLDHHYRQVMKEFAAEIEKLAEKVLDLLCENLGLEQGYLKRAFAGSRGPTFGTKVSSYPPCPRPDLVDGLRAHTDAGGVILLFQDDQVSGLQLLKDGAWVDVPPMRHAIVVNIGDQLEVITNGRYKSVMHRVLTRTDGNRMSIASFYNPGADAIIFPAPALVGAADAGERNEGEEGTAVYPRFVFEDYMNLYVRHKFEAKEPRFKAMKADAAPIATA, encoded by the exons ATGGCAATTCCTGCTAATGCTGCCGCCTCCTTGAGCTTCCCGGTGATCAACATGGAGAAGCTGGAGACCGAGGAGAGGGGCGCCGCCATGGGGGTCATCGGCGACGCCTGCGAGAACTGGGGCTTCTTCGAG CTGCTGAACCATGGCATCTCGCACGAGCTGATGGACGAGGTGGAGCGGGTGAGCAAGGCGCACTACGCGGCGTGCCGGGAGCAGCAGTTCAAGGAGTTCGCGGCGCGGACGATGGAGGCCGGCGAGAAGGGCGCCGACGTGAAGGGCGTGGACTGGGAGAGCACCATCTTCGTCCGCCACCTCCCCGCCTCTAACCTCGCCGACCTGCCCGACCTCGACCACCACTACAG GCAAGTGATGAAGGAATTCGCGGCGGAGATCGAGAAGCTGGCAGAGAAGGTGCTGGACCTGCTGTGCGAGAACCTGGGCCTGGAGCAGGGCTACCTAAAGCGGGCCTTTGCCGGGTCCAGGGGCCCCACGTTCGGCACCAAGGTCAGCAGCTACCCGCCGTGCCCGCGGCCGGACCTGGTAGACGGCCTCCGCGCGCACACCGACGCCGGCGGCGTCATCCTGCTGTTCCAGGACGACCAGGTGAGCGGGCTCCAGCTCCTGAAGGATGGAGCATGGGTCGACGTGCCGCCCATGCGCCACGCCATAGTTGTCAACATCGGCGACCAGCTGGAGGTGATCACCAACGGGCGGTACAAGAGCGTGATGCACCGCGTGCTCACCCGCACCGACGGCAACCGCATGTCCATCGCGTCATTCTACAACCCCGGCGCCGACGCCATCATATTCCCGGCCCCGGCGCTCGTGGGCGCTGCCGACGCTGGTGAGAGGAACGAGGGCGAGGAGGGCACCGCCGTGTACCCGAGGTTCGTGTTCGAGGACTACATGAACCTGTACGTGCGCCACAAGTTCGAAGCCAAGGAGCCACGGTTCAAGGCCATGAAGGCAGACGCCGCGCCCATCGCCACCGCGTGA